The Fusarium oxysporum Fo47 chromosome II, complete sequence genome includes a region encoding these proteins:
- a CDS encoding TCP-1/cpn60 chaperonin family-domain-containing protein, producing the protein MSGPTPARTPPSFTFEDSDSEFDAEMAMPDYEPMSPVVTNLEKMVANRKIVPSESGTTTETISSVEPGTSTKRSISSMDSTTPESPIEAFLSRPETPNYPYSNWSSASAFTMRNGQVYNFGQLQMMSLEVAEARRNGEFPATNEPTLDSNAVAEDFNSLIYLRRLRGNQLAPAPQSYIHFREQVALGIQVRQVSLKRETDQEVARRVDHYLQAVEAEQRYYNATNTMLQRREVVNPTQQDFIDPHDDMCSMVEHTIEQGISDATGPLRMNVSNLKKQGEVFQEQTALLQQQNDMFQRQTDGLVQQQSSLLRQQTDQQNDLFLQQHSLFLNHKASLRDQSRFFKKQADTLERQNRVMNASLTHLSNLVEPQIYNNQATAQTLASANQLVVNLSQQLPETIRCAVEEASRKQAREILEQALQIQQMAIANPQRDAKTITAPVGEAREKNAVAVGSDRVERNTVSVSSLGLSRQLTPLSPMENERTPDGPFVMQHRAVESFTVEQALRVSVWRSKAARDPSKPSSRALSTRARASVLSSAATKYRAGSLSQQVRFAHKELKFGVEGRAALLAGVDTLAKAVATTLGPKGRNVLIESSFGSPKITKDGVTVARAVSLKDKFENLGAKLLQDVASKTNEVAGDGTTTATVLARAIFSETVKNVAAGCNPMDLRRGIQAAVEAVVEFLQKNKRDITTSAEIAQVATISANGDVHIGQMIANAMEKVGKEGVITCKEGKTVADELEVTEGMRFDRGFVSPYFITDTKSQKVEFENPLILLSEKKISAVQDIIPALEVSTQQRRPLVIIAEDIEGEALAVCILNKLRGQLQVAAVKAPGFGDNRKSILGDLAILTDGTVFTDELDIKLDKATPDMLGSTGSITITKEDTIVLNGSGSKDAIAQRCEQIRGVIADPTTSEYEKEKLQERLAKLSGGVAVIKVGGSSEVEVGEKKDRFVDALNATRAAVEEGILPGGGTALIKASAHALNEVPTANFDQQLGVSIVKNAITRPARTIIENAGLESSVVVGKLTDEHAGDFNKGFDSSKGEYVDMINAGILDPFKVVRTGLIDASGVASLLGTTEVAIVDAPEEKGAGGPPMGGMGGMGGMGGMGGMM; encoded by the exons ATGTCGGGTCCTACTCCAGCCCGTACTCCGCCCTCTTTCACTTTTGAGGACAGCGATTCCGAGTTTGATGCTGAGATGGCAATGCCTGATTATGAACCCATGTCCCCTGTTGTCACCAATCTTGAGAAGATGGTTGCCAATCGCAAGATAGTTCCCAGTGAGAGCGGTACCACAACTGAGACTATTAGCTCCGTTGAGCCTGGCACCTCCACCAAGCGTAGCATTTCAAGCATGGACAGCACCACCCCCGAGTCGCCCATCGAAGCTTTCCTCTCCCGACCCGAGACTCCCAATTACCCTTACAGCAACTGGAGCTCTGCCTCTGCGTTTACCATGCGTAACGGCCAGGTCTACAACTTTGGTCAGCTCCAGATGATGTCCCTCGAAGTTGCTGAAGCCAGACGCAATGGAGAATTCCCTGCTACCAACGAGCCTACTCTCGATTCCAATGCTGTTGCCGAAGACTTCAACTCGCTCATCTATCTTCGACGCCTTCGCGGTAACCAACttgctcctgctcctcagTCATACATCCACTTCCGCGAACAGGTTGCACTCGGCATCCAGGTCCGTCAGGTATCTCTCAAGCGTGAGACTGATCAAGAAGTCGCTCGTCGTGTTGACCACTACCTTCAAGCAGTGGAGGCTGAGCAGCGATATTACAACGCTACGAACACTATGCTCCAGCGTCGCGAGGTCGTCAACCCTACTCAGCAAGACTTCATCGACCCCCACGATGACATGTGCTCTATGGTCGAGCATACTATCGAGCAGGGCATCTCCGATGCCACTGGACCCCTCCGCATGAACGTTTCTAATCTCAAGAAACAAGGTGAAGTCTTCCAAGAGCAGACAGCCCTTCTGCAGCAGCAGAATGACATGTTCCAGCGACAGACTGATGGGCTTGTCCAGCAGCAGAGCAGTCTCCTTCGGCAGCAAACCGACCAACAGAATGACCTCTTCTTGCAGCAGCACAGTTTGTTTCTGAATCACAAGGCCAGCCTTCGGGATCAGAGCCGTTTTTTCAAGAAGCAGGCCGACACTCTCGAGCGCCAAAACAGAGTCATGAATGCTTCCCTCACTCACTTGAGTAACCTGGTCGAGCCTCAGATCTATAACAACCAGGCTACCGCCCAAACGCTCGCTTCTGCCAACCAGCTTGTCGTCAACCTGTCGCAACAACTCCCCGAGACCATCCGATGCGCTGTGGAAGAAGCTTCCCGGAAACAAGCTCGCGAGATCCTTGAGCAAGCTCTTCAAATCCAGCAAATGGCTATCGCCAACCCACAGCGAGATGCCAAAACCATCACCGCCCCGGTTGGAGAGGCTCGGGAAAAGAATGCTGTCGCTGTTGGTTCCGATAGGGTCGAACGAA ACACAGTCTCAGTATCTTCACTTGGGCTGTCCAGACAGCTTACACCGTTGAGCCCCATGGAAAACGAGCGAACCCCAGACGGGCCATTTGTCATGCAACATCGGGCAGTGGAGTCGTTCACCGTGGAGCAGGCCCTGAGAGTCTCGGTCTGGAGATCGAAAGCCGCTCGTGATCCGTCAAAACCCAGTTCT CGCGCATTGAGCACCCGGGCTCGGGCTTCCGTCCTCTCCTCAGCGGCCACCAAGTACCGAGCTGGCAGCCTCAGCCAGCAGGTCCGATTTGCTCACAAG GAGCTCAAGTTCGGTGTTGAGGGCCGTGCTGCTCTCCTCGCTGGTGTCGATACCCTCGCTAAGGCTGTTGCTACTACCCTCGGTCCTAAGGGCCGAAACGTCCTCATTGAGTCCAGCTTTGGTTCTCCTAAGATCACCAAGG ATGGTGTGACCGTTGCCCGCGCTGTCAGCCTCAAGGACAAGTTCGAGAACCTTGGTGCCAAGCTCCTCCAAGATGTTGCTTCCAAGACCAACGAGGTCGCCGGTGACGGTACCACCACCGCTACCGTTCTCGCCCGTGCCATCTTCTCCGAGACCGTCAAGAACGTCGCCGCTGGCTGCAACCCTATGGACCTCCGCCGCGGTATCCAGGCTGCTGTCGAGGCCGTCGTCGAGTTCCTCCAGAAGAACAAGCGTGATATTACCACCAGCGCTGAGATCGCTCAGGTTGCTACCATCTCCGCCAACGGTGATGTCCACATCGGCCAGATGATTGCCAACGCCATGGAGAAGGTTGGCAAGGAGGGTGTCATCACCTGCAAGGAGGGCAAGACCGTTGCTGATGAGCTCGAGGTCACCGAGGGTATGCGATTCGACCGTGGCTTCGTCTCCCCCTACTTCATCACCGATACCAAGTCCCAGAAGGTCGAGTTTGAGAACCCTCTCATCCTCCTttccgagaagaagatctctgCTGTTCAGGACATCATCCCCGCTCTTGAGGTCTCTACCCAGCAGCGACGGCCTCTTGTCATCATTGCTGAGGACATTGAGGGCGAGGCTCTCGCCGTTTGCATTCTGAACAAGCTCCGTGGCCAGCTCCAGGTTGCTGCTGTCAAGGCCCCTGGCTTCGGTGACAACCGCAAGTCCATCCTCGGCGATCTTGCTATCCTCACCGACGGTACTGTCTTCActgatgagcttgatatTAAGCTTGACAAGGCCACTCCTGACATGCTCGGTTCTACCGGTTCTATCACTATCACAAAGGAGGACACCATTGTCCTGAAcggcagcggcagcaagGACGCCATTGCTCAGCGATGCGAGCAGATCCGTGGTGTCATTGCCGACCCTACCACCTCTGAGtacgagaaggagaagctccAGGAGCGTCTTGCTAAGCTCTCTGGAGGTGTTGCCGTCATCAAGGTTGGTGGCTCCtctgaggttgaggtcggcgagaagaaggaccGATTTGTCGATGCCCTGAACGCCACCCGTGCCGCCGTTGAGGAGGGTATCCTGCCCGGTGGTGGTACTGCCCTTATCAAGGCCTCTGCCCACGCTCTTAACGAGGTTCCTACTGCCAACTTCGACCAGCAGCTCGGTGTCAGCATCGTCAAGAACGCCATTACACGCCCTGCCCGAACCATCATCGAGAACGCTGGCCTTGAGAGCTCCGTCGTTGTCGGCAAGCTCACTGACGAGCACGCCGGTGACTTCAACAAGGGTTTCGATAGCTCCAAGGGCGAGTACGTTGACATGATCAACGCCGGTATCCTTGACCCCTTCAAGGTCGTCCGCACTGGCCTCATCGACGCTAGCGGTGTTGCCTCTCTTCTGGGCACCACTGAGGTTGCCATCGTTGATGCCCCTGAGGAGAAGGGAGCTGGTGGTCCTCCTATGGGTGGCATGGGCGGCATGGGTGGTATGGGCGGTATGGGAGGTATGATGTAA